The sequence GACTCGAGTCCACGCCGAGCTGTGCTCATGCGTGGCCGGGGGTTGCTGTGGTTCAGCGGTGGGTGGCGTCGGTGAGTAGTTCGGTGACGAGGTCGAGGTCGTCGGTGGTGATGTCGTGTCCGCCGGCGGTGTGGATGCGGTGGAGGGAGTGGGTGCGTTTGCGGGTGAACCATAGGTCGATGTGTAGTGCGATGTCGTGGGCGATGGCGGGGTCGACGGTGTGGAGTTGGGTCAGTGCGGTGCGGCGGGTGGCGGGGTCGAGGCTGAGGTGGGGCCTTACCCCCGATTCGTGGACACGGTGGTGGATTACGCCGCGGACACCAGCGTAGCGGCGTACCGGGTTTCGTAGGCGTTCGGGGACAGGTACCGGCACCAGGAATGCCGGCGGCGTGTGTTGTATCGGACGAGCCAGGCGAACACCCGACGCCGACAGGTGACCGCGTCGGACCAGGAGCCGGCATCCTGGAGGACCTCCCGCTTGAGGGCGGCATTGAACGACTCGGCGAGACTGTTGTCGGCGCTGGTACCGACCGCACCCATCGACTGGATGACCCCGAGCTCGGCGCACAAGGATGCGAAATCCTTTGCTGTGTATTGCGATCCGTGATCGGAGTGGAAGACGGAACCGGCGAGGCTGCCGCGTGTGAGCTTCGCGTCGGTAAGAGCATCACGGACGAGTTCGGTGCGCATGTGGTCAGCGATCGACCAGCCCACCAGACGCCGCGAATAGCAGTCGATGACCGTGGCCAGATACAGGTTGGTCCCGTCGCCGATGGGCAGATACGTGATGTCGCCGACGTACCTGCGGTTGGGTTCACTCGCACTGAAGTCACGCTTGACCAGGTCGGGGACCTTCTGATCGGCGGGCTCGGGGATCGTGGTGCGCACTGCGCGGCGTCGCCGGTACCCGACGATGCCGTGTTCGCGCATGACGCGGGCAACCCGTTTGTGGTTGACCCGCTCCTCTGCGGGGACGCCGTCGTTGATCTCCGCGGTGATCCTCGGTGCCCCGTAGGTGTTGTCCCCTGTGTGTACGGTTTTGATCCGCTCGGCGAGCCGCGCATCGGCCTCGGCTCGCGCCGCTCTCGACGGCGCAGCCCGCTGCCAGGCGTAATAGGACGATCGCTCGATCTCGACGAGCTCACACAGCCGCTTCACCTCGTAGGTGTCGCAGTGGTCGGCAACGAACTGGAAGCGGCTCACCAGTTCGTCTCCCCTGCGAAATACTTGGCCGCCTGACGCAGGATCTCGCGTTCGGTGGTCAGTTTGGTCGTCTCCGCCCGCAGCGCAGCGTTCTCGGCCTCGAGGCGGGCGATCCGGACGTCCGAGGTCTCCGGCACATCACCGGCATCGCCCGCACGCGGGCGGGTTCGGGGTGCGCCGGTGGTGACGGCCCCGGCAACGGCTCTTTTCCTACCGGTGCCGTACTGGTCGATCCAATGACGCATGGTGCCGCGCTCGACACCCAGATCCGCCGCGACCCCGCGGATCGTCGCTTCAGGAGTCGACTCGTACAGGTCGACCGCCTGCCTCCGAAACTCCTCGGAGTAATTCTTCCGTCCCATGGTTCTCAATCATCTCGCTTTCCCAGCAGATGCTGGAATCAGCGTGTCCAAGAACCGGGGTCAGGTCCCGTGCACGATGTCGAGGAGGTCGGTGCCTTGTTTGTTGGTGGAGCGGTTCATCACTGCTTGGAGTTTCATGGCGATCAGTGGTCCGGGTTCGGCGACGGGGGTGGTGACGTCGATGTGGTCGCCGTGGTTGCTGATGACTTCGATGTGTATGTCGGTGGCGGTGTCGTTGGCCCAGGCGTGTGCGGCGGCGTGGAGTCGGTCGCCGGGGTCGTCGCTGGGGTGGTCGAGTTCGATCTGGCGTACTTCGAGTACGTCGACTTTGACGGGGCCGTAGGTGGTGGGTAGAAGGACTGCAGCTGGTTCGATCGGTTGTGCACCGGAGGCGGCGCGCAGTATTTCCAGGTGGGGTGTTGCGTCGTGGAGTCGGTCGACGAGGTCGAGGTCGACGGTGGCGCGGTAGGGATTGGACAGTCGTGAGAGCACGGCCAGTCCGCCGACAATGACGGGTGGTCGGTGGAGGAGGGAGCGGATTTCGATGATGCCGTGAGCGACGGCGGACATGGCGTCGCCGAAGAAGGTGACGTGGTTACCAG comes from Rhodococcus sp. B50 and encodes:
- a CDS encoding IS3 family transposase (programmed frameshift): MGRKNYSEEFRRQAVDLYESTPEATIRGVAADLGVERGTMRHWIDQYGTGRKRAVAGAVTTGAPRTRPRAGDAGDVPETSDVRIARLEAENAALRAETTKLTTEREILRQAAKYFAGGDELVSRFQFVADHCDTYEVKRLCELVEIERSSYYAWQRAAPSRAARAEADARLAERIKTVHTGDNTYGAPRITAEINDGVPAEERVNHKRVARVMREHGIVGYRRRRAVRTTIPEPADQKVPDLVKRDFSASEPNRRYVGDITYLPIGDGTNLYLATVIDCYSRRLVGWSIADHMRTELVRDALTDAKLTRGSLAGSVFHSDHGSQYTAKDFASLCAELGVIQSMGAVGTSADNSLAESFNAALKREVLQDAGSWSDAVTCRRRVFAWLVRYNTRRRHSWCRYLSPNAYETRYAATLVSAA
- a CDS encoding nucleotidyl transferase AbiEii/AbiGii toxin family protein, encoding MSGNHVTFFGDAMSAVAHGIIEIRSLLHRPPVIVGGLAVLSRLSNPYRATVDLDLVDRLHDATPHLEILRAASGAQPIEPAAVLLPTTYGPVKVDVLEVRQIELDHPSDDPGDRLHAAAHAWANDTATDIHIEVISNHGDHIDVTTPVAEPGPLIAMKLQAVMNRSTNKQGTDLLDIVHGT